Proteins co-encoded in one Desulfobacteraceae bacterium genomic window:
- a CDS encoding phosphoribosylanthranilate isomerase yields the protein MTGSAPEGGRPQVKVCGLTRTDEAAACAAAGAAAIGLVFYPPSPRSVTRAQARQIALALPPPVVPTGVFVNESFDTIMDRVAYCRLRAIQLHGQEPPELAARLQAEGLIVLKALFMEREPTLSRAADYPGVALLVEHGGGRLPGGNARSWDWSSARSLGESHPLVIAGGLAPENVAAAVAGAWPDAVDVSSGVERSPGRKDLDRLAAFFRALESARLASAPRRRVF from the coding sequence ATGACCGGTTCGGCGCCGGAAGGCGGACGGCCGCAGGTCAAGGTCTGCGGCCTGACCCGCACCGACGAGGCCGCAGCCTGCGCGGCCGCCGGAGCGGCTGCGATCGGCCTGGTCTTCTACCCCCCCAGCCCCCGCAGCGTGACCCGCGCCCAGGCCCGTCAGATCGCCCTTGCGCTGCCGCCGCCGGTGGTGCCGACCGGGGTTTTCGTCAACGAAAGCTTCGACACCATCATGGACCGGGTGGCCTACTGCCGGCTGCGCGCCATCCAGCTTCACGGTCAGGAGCCGCCGGAGCTGGCTGCCCGCCTCCAGGCGGAGGGGCTGATCGTTCTCAAGGCCCTTTTCATGGAGAGGGAGCCGACCCTCTCCCGGGCGGCGGACTACCCCGGGGTGGCCCTGCTGGTGGAGCACGGCGGCGGCCGGCTGCCCGGCGGCAACGCCCGCTCCTGGGACTGGTCGTCGGCGCGGTCCCTGGGCGAAAGCCATCCGCTGGTGATCGCCGGCGGCCTCGCGCCGGAGAACGTGGCCGCCGCGGTGGCGGGCGCTTGGCCGGATGCCGTGGACGTCAGTTCCGGGGTGGAACGGTCGCCGGGACGCAAGGACCTCGATCGGCTGGCGGCCTTTTTCCGCGCCCTGGAATCTGCGCGGCTGGCATCGGCTCCCAGGCGACGGGTTTTTTAG
- a CDS encoding gamma carbonic anhydrase family protein gives MPVYALEGIRPVIDPSVYLAPSAAVIGNVTLAAHASVWFNSVLRADSDAIVIGRETNIQDFTMCHVDAGCPLTIGDRVTVGHHCIIHGCSVADDCLIGMGAIIMNGARIGRGCIVAAGSVILENTEIPPFSLVAGVPGAVKRSLQADIIPVINASVEIYKERSKAYQTPGNFQVVG, from the coding sequence ATGCCCGTCTACGCCTTGGAAGGCATTCGACCCGTCATCGACCCATCGGTTTATTTGGCCCCCAGCGCCGCCGTGATCGGCAACGTGACCCTCGCTGCACACGCCTCGGTCTGGTTCAACAGCGTCCTCCGCGCCGACTCTGATGCCATCGTCATCGGGCGCGAAACCAACATCCAGGACTTCACCATGTGCCACGTGGACGCCGGGTGTCCGCTGACCATCGGCGACCGCGTGACGGTCGGCCACCACTGCATAATTCACGGCTGCAGCGTGGCCGACGACTGCCTGATCGGCATGGGGGCGATCATCATGAACGGCGCCCGGATCGGGCGCGGCTGCATCGTGGCGGCCGGCAGCGTGATTCTGGAGAATACCGAGATCCCGCCCTTTTCGCTGGTGGCCGGGGTGCCGGGGGCCGTCAAGCGCAGCCTGCAAGCCGACATCATCCCGGTGATCAACGCGTCCGTCGAAATCTACAAGGAGCGCAGCAAGGCCTATCAGACCCCCGGAAACTTCCAGGTCGTGGGGTAA
- a CDS encoding sulfurtransferase: MSLLKTLFAPLVSWSAKDLKAFMAQKPEGGYTLLDVRQPSEYRESHLPGAKLIPLSQLDTAVGQLDPQKPVVVYCAIGGRSRVAAQLLAGRGFGEVFNLKGGIKAWKGFTAEGPRELNLDLIRGDETPAEIIAIALAMEKGLGRFYSAAAERAQDQPLIDLLQRLAGFEVKHQQALMGLYVQMAPGDPEGKLLQTGRLSGIMEGGFGIDAFLAQNAAYLNSLPELLTLAMMLETQAMDLYLRFADKSGVAETREVLFKVANEEKQHLGALADLYEANA; encoded by the coding sequence ATGTCCCTGCTGAAAACCCTCTTCGCACCGCTGGTATCCTGGAGCGCCAAGGACCTCAAGGCCTTCATGGCCCAAAAACCAGAGGGCGGCTACACCCTGCTGGACGTGCGCCAGCCCTCCGAGTACCGTGAGTCGCATCTGCCCGGGGCCAAGCTGATCCCGCTTTCCCAACTGGATACCGCCGTTGGTCAGCTGGACCCGCAAAAACCGGTGGTCGTCTACTGCGCCATCGGCGGCCGCAGCCGGGTGGCCGCCCAACTGCTGGCCGGCAGGGGATTCGGGGAGGTCTTCAACCTCAAGGGCGGCATCAAGGCCTGGAAGGGGTTCACGGCCGAAGGGCCCCGGGAGCTCAATCTGGACCTCATCCGCGGCGACGAGACCCCAGCTGAGATCATCGCCATCGCGCTGGCCATGGAAAAGGGTTTAGGCCGGTTCTACAGCGCGGCCGCCGAGCGCGCCCAAGACCAGCCGCTGATCGACCTGTTGCAGCGCCTGGCCGGCTTCGAAGTCAAACACCAGCAAGCCCTGATGGGGCTCTATGTCCAAATGGCGCCCGGGGACCCCGAAGGCAAACTGCTGCAGACCGGCAGACTCTCGGGCATTATGGAAGGCGGCTTCGGAATCGACGCCTTCCTGGCCCAAAACGCGGCCTACCTGAACTCCCTGCCGGAGTTGCTGACCCTGGCGATGATGCTGGAAACCCAGGCCATGGATCTTTACCTGCGCTTTGCCGACAAAAGCGGCGTGGCTGAAACCCGCGAGGTTCTCTTCAAGGTCGCCAACGAAGAAAAGCAGCATCTCGGCGCCCTGGCGGATCTCTACGAGGCAAATGCCTGA